A genomic window from Camelina sativa cultivar DH55 chromosome 2, Cs, whole genome shotgun sequence includes:
- the LOC109125083 gene encoding ferric reduction oxidase 8, mitochondrial-like encodes MAKVLTLLVLRILMNLLLIGWIFLWIIKPTTLWIQSWHQAEDTIKHTFFGYYGLNFAVFSFPPIALSIIGLIYLSLLPQHHRPTRGGRSASITISRPAIINSFIGIVSCFEIIALLLFLLFLAWTFYVRVTSDFKKLTPVKTMDFNL; translated from the exons ATGGCAAAAGTGTTGACACTTCTTGTTCTTCGAATACTCATGAATCTCTTACTTATCGGTTGGATTTTTCTCTGGATCATAAAACCCACCACTCTATGGATACAATCTTGGCATCAAGCTGAAGATACCATCAAACATACTTTCTTTGGCTATTACG GTCTCAACTTTGCCGTATTCTCATTCCCTCCTATTGCTCTCTCCATTATTGGACTCATTTATTTGAGTTTACTGCCACAACATCATCGTCCAACTAG AGGAGGGAGGAGTGCATCTATTACTATCTCAAGACCAGCCATTATCAATAGTTTCATTGGGATCGTGTCTTGTTTCGAGATCATTGCTCTTCTTTTATTCCTTCTCTTTTTAGCTTGGACCTTCTATGTCCGTGTCACTAGCGACTTCAAGAAGCTGACGCCTGTCAAAACCATGGATTTTAACTTGTAA
- the LOC104752049 gene encoding LOW QUALITY PROTEIN: ferric reduction oxidase 8, mitochondrial-like (The sequence of the model RefSeq protein was modified relative to this genomic sequence to represent the inferred CDS: substituted 1 base at 1 genomic stop codon), with protein MAKVLTLLVLRILMNLLLIGWIFLWIIKPTTLWIQSWHQAEDTIKHTFFGYYGLNFAVFSFPPIALSIIGLIYLSLLPQHHRPTRGGRSASITISRPAIINSFIGIVSCFEIIALLLFLLFLAWTFYVRVTSDFKKLTPVKTMDFNLWQLKYFRVATRFGLLAEACLSLLLFPVSRGLSMFRLLNIQFAASVKYHVWLGTGLIFFSLVHGGSTLFIWTITHHIEEEIWKWQRTGRVYVAGLISLVTGLLMGITSLPQIQRKKFEVFYYTHHLYIVFLVAFLFHAGDRHFYWVLPGIFLFGLDKILRIVQSRSESCVLSARLFSCKAIELVLPKDTKLNYAPSSFIFVNIPVISQYQWHPFSITSSSSVDKHTLSLMIKCEGKWTNSVYNIVEEDANSEKKINNITVRVEGPYGPASVDFLRYDNLFLVAGXIGITPFLSILQELACKNRLKSPKRVQLVFAVRTFQELNMLLPISSILFNPINNLSLKLKVYVTQEKKHANETRTLQEFLAQSQVQTIQLGTDEDYSRFPIRGPESFIWLATLVLITMLTFLGFLIGLSHFFIPSEHKNHSQSMKLATSRAMKTDKEKVPSWVPDXNHIFGERLPRASCLGEKN; from the exons ATGGCAAAAGTGTTGACACTTCTTGTTCTTCGAATACTCATGAATCTCTTACTTATCGGTTGGATTTTTCTCTGGATCATAAAACCCACCACTCTATGGATACAATCTTGGCATCAAGCTGAAGATACCATCAAACATACTTTCTTTGGCTATTACG GTCTCAACTTTGCCGTATTCTCATTCCCTCCTATTGCTCTCTCCATTATTGGACTCATTTATTTGAGTTTACTGCCACAACATCATCGTCCAACTAG AGGAGGGAGGAGTGCATCTATTACTATCTCAAGACCAGCCATTATCAATAGTTTCATTGGGATCGTGTCTTGTTTCGAGATCATTGCTCTTCTTTTATTCCTTCTCTTTTTAGCTTGGACCTTCTATGTCCGTGTCACTAGCGACTTCAAGAAGCTGACGCCTGTCAAAACCATGGATTTTAACTT ATGGCAACTTAAGTACTTTAGAGTTGCTACAAGGTTCGGTCTATTAGCCGAAGCATGTCTCTCTCTACTTCTTTTCCCTGTCTCGAGGGGACTTTCGATGTTCCGTTTACTCAACATTCAGTTTGCAGCTTCTGTAAAATATCATGTGTGGCTTGGGACCGGtttgatcttcttttctttggtcCATGGTGGAAGCACTCTGTTCATTTGGACTATTACTCATCACATTGAAGAAGAG atttgGAAATGGCAGAGAACGGGTCGGGTATATGTAGCTGGACTCATAAGCCTTGTAACAGGATTACTAATGGGGATCACATCACTTCCTCAAATTCAAAGgaaaaaatttgaagttttcTATTACACACACCATTTGTATATAGTATTTCTTGTAGCTTTCTTGTTTCATGCTGGTGATCGTCACTTCTATTGGGTACTACCTGGAATATTTCTCTTTGGACTCGACAAGATACTTCGGATTGTTCAATCACGATCCGAAAGCTGCGTTCTTTCGGCCCGTCTCTTCTCTTGTAAAGCCATTGAGCTTGTCTTGCCGAAGGACACAA AGCTTAATTATGCTCCATCGAGTTTTATATTTGTGAACATCCCGGTGATCTCGCAGTATCAGTGGCATCCCTTTAGTATTACATCGAGCTCGAGTGTAGACAAACACACATTGTCTCTGATGATAAAATGTGAGggaaaatggacaaattctgtTTATAACATTGtagaagaagatgcaaattCTGAAAAGAAGATTAACAACATAACTGTAAGAGTAGAAGGTCCTTATGGACCTGCCTCAGTAGATTTCCTCAG GTATGATAATCTGTTTCTTGTGGCGGGATGAATCGGGATCACGCCATTTCTAAGCATTTTGCAGGAACTCGCTTGCAAAAACCGACTCAAGTCTCCCAAGAGGGTGCAGCTTGTGTTTGCGGTTAGGACATTCCAAGAACTTAACATGTTGCTTCCAATATCCTCTATACTCTTTAACCCAATCAACAACTTAAGTCTCAAGTTAAAAGTTTATGTCACCCAAGAAAAGAAGCATGCTAATGAGACAAGAACATTGCAAGAGTTCTTGGCTCAGTCACAAGTTCAGACTATACAACTCGGAACCGACGAGGACTATTCAAGATTCCCAATTCGTGGGCCGGAAAGTTTCATATGGCTTGCCACATTAGTCCTTATAACCATGCTTACGTTTCTCGGCTTCTTGATAGGTTTAAGCCATTTCTTTATACCTTCTGAACACAAGAATCATTCACAATCTATGAAGTTAGCTACTTCAAGAGCTATGAAGACAGATAAAGAAAAGGTTCCTTCATGGGTTCCAGATTTNAACCATATCTTCGGCGAGCGGCTACCTCGGGCTTCGTGTCTGGGAGAAAAAAACTAG